One window from the genome of uncultured Fibrobacter sp. encodes:
- a CDS encoding argininosuccinate synthase has product MAKTESKKKVVLAYSGGLDTSIIIPWLKENYDCEVIAFAADLGQNDFPNAKALEEKALKTGASKCYVLDLKKEFLEEYVWPTVRAGAKYEGTYLLGTSFARPLIAKYQVKIAEKEGAYAVAHGATGKGNDQVRFELTYAALNPKLEVIAPWKDPKWHFHSREDAIDYAAAHKIPLNGISKKKIYSEDGNLWHLSHEGGVLEFPEQEHKYEFLKHTATYEKAPNKADHVTITFEKGNPVAIDGKKMGAVELLEYLNKIGGKNACGLLDIVENRLVGLKSRGVYETPGGTLLYKAHECLQQLVLDKETLFEAQKMSMTYANLVYNGQWFTPLRQAMDAFFNEVNKVVTGDVTLKLYKGNIIPAGIKSPYSLYDMGLGGFTDVDMYDQKDATGFIRCYGLPLKTRALLLGKKTNVDFGGVPSLKK; this is encoded by the coding sequence ATGGCTAAAACAGAATCCAAGAAGAAAGTCGTCCTCGCCTATAGCGGTGGACTTGACACCTCCATCATCATTCCTTGGCTCAAGGAAAACTACGACTGCGAAGTGATCGCTTTCGCCGCTGACTTGGGACAGAACGATTTCCCGAACGCAAAGGCTCTCGAAGAAAAGGCTCTCAAGACCGGTGCTTCCAAGTGCTACGTTCTCGACCTCAAGAAGGAATTCCTTGAAGAATACGTTTGGCCGACCGTTCGCGCCGGTGCAAAGTACGAAGGCACTTACCTCCTCGGTACGTCCTTTGCTCGTCCGCTCATCGCTAAGTACCAGGTCAAGATCGCCGAGAAGGAAGGCGCTTACGCTGTTGCTCACGGTGCTACCGGTAAGGGTAACGACCAGGTCCGTTTCGAACTGACCTACGCCGCTCTCAACCCGAAGCTCGAAGTTATCGCTCCGTGGAAGGACCCGAAGTGGCACTTCCATAGCCGCGAAGACGCTATCGACTACGCTGCCGCCCACAAGATTCCGCTCAACGGCATCAGCAAGAAGAAGATTTACTCCGAAGACGGCAACCTCTGGCACCTCTCTCACGAAGGTGGTGTTCTGGAATTCCCGGAACAGGAACACAAGTACGAGTTCCTCAAGCACACGGCCACGTACGAGAAGGCCCCGAACAAGGCCGACCACGTGACGATTACCTTCGAAAAGGGCAATCCGGTCGCTATCGACGGCAAGAAGATGGGTGCTGTCGAACTCCTCGAATACCTGAACAAGATTGGTGGCAAGAACGCTTGCGGTCTCCTGGATATCGTCGAAAACCGCCTTGTGGGTCTCAAGAGCCGCGGCGTGTACGAAACTCCGGGTGGCACGCTCCTGTACAAGGCTCACGAATGCCTGCAGCAGCTCGTGCTCGACAAGGAAACTTTGTTCGAAGCCCAGAAGATGTCCATGACGTATGCGAACCTCGTGTACAATGGCCAGTGGTTCACTCCGCTCCGCCAGGCTATGGACGCCTTCTTCAACGAAGTGAACAAGGTTGTTACCGGTGATGTGACCCTCAAACTCTACAAGGGCAACATTATCCCGGCCGGCATCAAGAGCCCCTACAGCCTCTACGATATGGGCCTCGGTGGATTCACCGACGTCGACATGTACGACCAGAAGGACGCTACGGGCTTCATCCGCTGCTACGGTCTTCCGCTCAAGACGCGCGCCCTCTTGCTCGGCAAGAAGACGAACGTCGACTTCGGTGGTGTTCCGAGCCTCAAGAAGTAA
- a CDS encoding MlaD family protein, protein MKISNRALGYISMLALIAFFAYIAYSMYTAQQSVSHVAIVDFDELGSLQPEDPVVIRGFKVGTIGTVTWLGDRARITVKFDDPIVIREGTEFNNVNFALMGQRRLEITPSKTGKALPEDHIFIGHFEPGIAEALRFIENVNQQIAVIRDVIHVITEGDSTHQSAPEVFENTFNAIEAFLDSADQEAAKFSPKIMQLFNQVNQTSQSIGEATVKADSTIRLATSAVNEKLEGIQNTMKTISETAEKTNKAITDIENSTLSAEILKTTQTVEKVNAIIDKFNKLVKAINTKGIKVYDEKGNPVKLIKWKNMNIIGQTARSKAKDRADSAAVPTKTEAPKTDSSAVAPKAKQ, encoded by the coding sequence ATGAAGATTTCCAACAGGGCCCTCGGCTACATTTCGATGCTTGCGCTCATCGCCTTTTTTGCGTACATCGCCTATAGCATGTACACGGCACAGCAAAGTGTGAGCCATGTAGCCATCGTCGATTTCGACGAGCTTGGGTCGCTACAACCCGAAGACCCCGTCGTCATCCGGGGATTCAAGGTCGGTACCATCGGGACAGTCACCTGGCTCGGCGACAGGGCGCGCATCACCGTCAAGTTCGATGACCCCATCGTCATCCGCGAAGGGACCGAGTTCAACAACGTGAACTTCGCCCTCATGGGCCAACGCCGCCTGGAAATCACCCCGTCCAAGACGGGAAAAGCCTTACCCGAAGACCACATTTTCATCGGGCACTTTGAGCCGGGCATCGCCGAGGCACTCCGCTTCATCGAAAACGTGAACCAGCAGATAGCCGTCATCCGGGATGTCATCCACGTCATCACCGAAGGCGATTCCACGCACCAGTCCGCACCGGAAGTATTCGAGAACACATTCAATGCCATCGAAGCGTTCTTGGACAGCGCCGACCAAGAAGCCGCAAAATTTTCTCCGAAGATTATGCAATTGTTCAACCAGGTCAACCAGACGAGCCAAAGCATAGGCGAAGCAACTGTCAAGGCAGACTCCACGATAAGGCTTGCGACCAGCGCCGTCAACGAAAAACTTGAAGGCATCCAGAACACGATGAAGACAATCTCGGAGACTGCGGAGAAGACGAACAAGGCCATCACGGATATCGAGAACAGCACGCTCTCTGCCGAAATCCTGAAGACGACGCAGACCGTCGAAAAGGTGAACGCCATCATCGACAAGTTCAACAAGCTGGTCAAGGCCATCAACACCAAGGGCATCAAGGTTTACGACGAGAAGGGTAACCCCGTCAAGCTCATCAAGTGGAAGAACATGAACATCATCGGGCAGACGGCCCGCAGCAAGGCCAAAGACCGCGCGGATTCCGCAGCCGTTCCGACAAAGACAGAAGCCCCGAAAACAGACTCTTCCGCAGTAGCTCCAAAGGCAAAGCAGTAG
- a CDS encoding ATP-dependent DNA helicase RecG — MDLSQLPGLGPKRLEALHKTGIFTVSDLLYNIPRTYLDQTKVSKIANCKIGEKVVLIGTVRRAGIVRGRTSRFIASFSDGTGEISLLFFKACHFWSKKIKPDSHWLVTGTVGDYRGLQITHPDMQPFDEGEEFNGRILPVYPISEACREARMEQKFFRQLYATVFKFPGLTLPGVCPRELTDYLHFAPVLDNLRVLHNPVDFAAIRKAKGELKILELMPFCLRMIRRRQNQMVRGHERQVDLGRVMQARAALPFQLTDGQENALNEIVAGLNGKKQFHALLQGDVGSGKTVVAMLAMLAVCGAGEQCALMVPTDILARQHYKTLKPFFDAAGMHLQLLVGATSAAERNVILGELQMGLCEAVIGTHALFSKDVAFRNLGLVIIDEQHRFGVGQREALLAKGEYPDMLVMSATPIPRSLAMTLYGDLKVISIKDKPVGRKPIRTRLVPSEKRDDMKKFICSEAANGNLCYWIVSRVNADDSGDSTSSETGERSAYSVDDIVKEMRSYIAATQAETAGGKKLRVEGIHGQMDEAKRDEILKQFAQGEIQILVATTVIEVGVNVPAANLMVIDQPDRFGLAQLHQLRGRVGRGSTQAWCFLMLPPGDAAEASMERLTKFAGTEDGFEIAEIDLQTRGAGNLEGNEQSGAWVFRWFDWIADQELISKTLTMAENILADAGAFDEPAREKIQTWYNEKPSANADGVH; from the coding sequence ATGGACCTTTCGCAGTTACCAGGACTTGGTCCCAAAAGGCTAGAAGCCCTGCACAAGACGGGAATATTCACCGTCAGCGACCTGCTTTACAACATTCCCCGCACCTACCTGGACCAGACAAAGGTTTCCAAAATCGCAAACTGCAAAATCGGCGAGAAGGTCGTACTGATCGGCACCGTGAGGCGCGCCGGTATCGTACGCGGGCGGACATCGAGGTTCATCGCATCGTTTTCCGACGGCACAGGGGAAATCTCGCTCCTGTTCTTCAAGGCATGCCACTTCTGGAGCAAGAAAATCAAGCCGGATTCGCACTGGCTCGTGACAGGCACCGTCGGCGACTACAGGGGCCTGCAAATCACGCACCCCGACATGCAGCCCTTCGACGAGGGTGAAGAATTCAACGGGCGCATCCTCCCCGTCTACCCCATCAGCGAAGCCTGCCGCGAAGCGCGGATGGAACAGAAATTTTTCAGGCAACTGTACGCCACCGTGTTCAAGTTCCCGGGCCTCACACTCCCCGGAGTCTGCCCGCGCGAGCTCACGGACTACCTGCACTTTGCGCCGGTCCTCGACAATTTGAGGGTACTGCACAATCCCGTGGACTTTGCGGCGATTCGCAAGGCCAAAGGCGAACTCAAGATTCTGGAACTCATGCCGTTCTGCCTGCGCATGATCCGCAGGCGGCAAAACCAGATGGTGCGCGGCCACGAAAGGCAAGTCGACCTGGGCCGCGTCATGCAGGCGCGCGCAGCGCTCCCCTTCCAGCTCACCGACGGGCAGGAGAACGCGCTGAACGAGATTGTCGCAGGGCTCAACGGAAAAAAACAATTCCATGCGCTGCTGCAAGGGGATGTCGGCAGCGGCAAGACCGTTGTCGCCATGCTCGCGATGCTTGCCGTATGCGGCGCGGGCGAACAGTGCGCCCTGATGGTGCCTACCGACATTCTGGCAAGGCAGCACTACAAGACGCTCAAGCCGTTTTTTGACGCCGCAGGAATGCACCTGCAACTTTTGGTAGGCGCCACGTCCGCCGCCGAGCGCAACGTGATTTTGGGAGAGTTGCAGATGGGCCTTTGCGAGGCCGTCATCGGCACCCACGCCTTGTTCAGCAAAGATGTCGCGTTCCGTAACTTGGGACTCGTCATCATCGACGAACAACACCGATTCGGCGTGGGCCAGCGCGAAGCGCTGCTCGCAAAGGGCGAATACCCCGACATGCTCGTGATGAGCGCCACCCCTATCCCGCGCAGCCTCGCCATGACGCTCTACGGCGACCTGAAAGTCATCAGCATCAAGGACAAGCCCGTAGGCCGCAAGCCCATCCGCACGCGCCTCGTACCATCCGAGAAGCGCGACGACATGAAAAAGTTTATCTGCAGCGAAGCCGCAAACGGCAATCTCTGCTACTGGATTGTGAGCCGAGTGAATGCCGACGATTCGGGCGATTCGACGAGTTCAGAGACAGGCGAAAGGAGCGCCTACAGCGTCGACGACATCGTCAAGGAAATGCGCAGCTACATCGCTGCCACGCAGGCCGAAACCGCCGGGGGTAAAAAACTCCGCGTCGAGGGAATCCACGGACAGATGGACGAAGCGAAGCGCGACGAAATCCTCAAGCAGTTCGCCCAAGGCGAAATCCAGATTCTCGTCGCGACCACCGTCATCGAAGTCGGCGTGAACGTCCCCGCCGCGAACCTCATGGTCATCGACCAGCCCGACCGATTCGGCCTGGCCCAGCTCCACCAGCTGCGCGGGCGCGTAGGCCGCGGAAGCACACAGGCATGGTGTTTCTTGATGTTGCCGCCGGGCGATGCCGCCGAAGCCTCGATGGAGCGACTCACCAAATTCGCGGGCACCGAGGATGGGTTCGAAATCGCCGAGATCGACTTGCAGACGCGCGGTGCCGGCAACCTCGAAGGCAACGAGCAGAGCGGAGCCTGGGTGTTCCGCTGGTTCGACTGGATTGCCGACCAGGAACTGATTTCCAAGACGCTCACCATGGCCGAGAACATCCTCGCAGACGCAGGCGCATTCGACGAACCCGCCCGCGAAAAAATCCAGACCTGGTACAACGAAAAACCGTCCGCCAATGCAGACGGAGTACACTAG
- a CDS encoding FISUMP domain-containing protein, which produces MSSSSSPALNSIYDAENNTLTDLRDGQVYKTVTIGLQVWMAENLNYLPKDTVGTYFGGHSVCGGGEYKSLQEGDCSIFGRLYDVIIMAYDGYNKNLCPDGWKIPANAQWEILIDYLGNDNAGQKMKFADEAYWPSEFATNESGFSAIPSGYYSRFTGFNKVDSIAPAVYAIKNSNSIQSNAVKVSDSKNNVLYQSYGEAFYIAIRCIKE; this is translated from the coding sequence ATGAGTTCCTCAAGTTCTCCTGCATTGAATAGCATATATGATGCTGAAAACAATACGTTGACGGATTTACGAGACGGTCAGGTGTACAAAACTGTAACCATCGGATTACAGGTTTGGATGGCGGAAAATTTGAATTATTTGCCCAAAGACACTGTTGGAACTTATTTTGGCGGTCATTCAGTATGTGGTGGTGGTGAGTACAAGTCTCTGCAAGAGGGCGATTGCTCTATTTTTGGAAGGTTATATGACGTGATAATCATGGCGTATGATGGTTATAACAAAAATCTATGCCCTGATGGGTGGAAAATCCCTGCTAATGCGCAATGGGAAATATTAATTGATTATCTCGGAAATGATAATGCTGGTCAAAAAATGAAATTTGCTGATGAGGCCTATTGGCCAAGTGAATTTGCTACAAATGAATCGGGTTTTTCTGCTATACCGTCAGGCTATTATAGTAGATTTACTGGTTTTAATAAAGTAGATTCTATCGCTCCAGCTGTTTATGCCATAAAAAATAGCAATTCAATTCAATCGAATGCCGTTAAGGTTAGCGATTCAAAAAATAATGTTCTATATCAATCGTATGGTGAAGCCTTTTATATAGCAATACGATGTATAAAGGAATAA
- a CDS encoding Rpn family recombination-promoting nuclease/putative transposase, which produces MNREEFAQFLGKLREINNNGGDVDAFVKEHEHRNVYFYNDGCIKKILASEQNLMLTTDLVNAALGLIGSDRITNPKLVNPFIPGELGYRGVEPDILLTNDRDGDTPRDRISIEVQHEDKRVFRDRLVLYVARLTSNMARKGENPRLENLNVVGFQFFDAFPESANYRHTVQLRNQEQQVYFDRQTVTLIEVEKFFRKAERFADDSSRLAQWLRAIDTLNREADFSEFANDPVFKVLQNEVKLCRFSSRYLMTVDMSDFDKAMERYEGAMDKAEEIAKKMRNMGADMSFIVKATGLSEEQIREL; this is translated from the coding sequence ATGAATCGAGAAGAATTTGCGCAGTTCCTCGGCAAACTGAGGGAAATAAACAACAACGGCGGAGACGTTGACGCATTCGTCAAGGAACACGAGCACCGGAACGTATACTTCTACAACGACGGTTGCATCAAGAAGATTCTCGCCAGCGAGCAAAACCTGATGCTCACGACGGACCTCGTGAATGCGGCCCTGGGGCTCATCGGCTCAGACCGCATCACGAACCCGAAACTCGTCAACCCGTTCATCCCGGGGGAATTGGGCTATCGAGGCGTAGAGCCGGACATTCTCCTGACGAACGATCGCGATGGCGATACGCCCCGGGACCGAATATCCATCGAGGTCCAGCATGAAGACAAGAGGGTGTTCAGAGACCGTTTGGTCCTTTACGTAGCCCGTCTTACAAGCAACATGGCCAGGAAGGGCGAAAATCCCCGTCTTGAAAACCTGAACGTGGTCGGATTCCAGTTCTTCGATGCGTTCCCCGAATCTGCAAACTACCGCCATACGGTACAGCTGCGCAATCAGGAACAGCAGGTCTATTTTGACCGGCAGACAGTCACGCTGATTGAGGTGGAGAAGTTCTTCAGGAAAGCCGAACGTTTTGCGGACGACAGCAGCCGCCTTGCTCAGTGGCTCCGCGCCATCGACACGTTGAACAGAGAAGCCGATTTCAGTGAGTTTGCGAACGATCCCGTGTTCAAGGTGTTGCAAAACGAAGTAAAATTATGTAGATTCAGTTCGAGGTATCTTATGACGGTAGACATGAGCGACTTTGACAAGGCCATGGAACGCTATGAAGGAGCCATGGATAAGGCAGAAGAAATCGCGAAGAAAATGCGCAATATGGGCGCTGATATGTCCTTTATTGTTAAAGCGACCGGTCTTTCAGAAGAACAGATCCGCGAGTTGTAG
- a CDS encoding fibrobacter succinogenes major paralogous domain-containing protein, translated as MGTQVWMAQNIDYLPDDTVGTKYGGNTVCGGGTTGTFNEGDCSIHGRLYTREVLIDPIGDGRVICPDGWIVPTLTHWNVLIEYLGGASVAGKKMKLDDNSMWGENMEHSNESGFSATLAGYYTVYRGFNEITDSYNRTSMLVYPVESVEMKSKTIYDDEDSLRDLGYVGPQYAISVRCIKK; from the coding sequence ATCGGCACTCAAGTATGGATGGCTCAAAATATTGATTATCTGCCGGATGATACGGTGGGGACGAAATATGGGGGGAATACTGTTTGCGGAGGCGGTACAACGGGAACCTTTAATGAAGGTGATTGCTCTATCCATGGAAGATTGTATACAAGAGAAGTTCTTATTGATCCTATTGGCGATGGACGAGTTATATGTCCGGATGGGTGGATAGTTCCAACACTGACTCATTGGAATGTATTGATTGAATATTTAGGGGGGGCTTCTGTTGCAGGAAAAAAAATGAAATTGGATGATAATTCTATGTGGGGCGAAAATATGGAACATTCGAATGAATCTGGATTCTCAGCTACTTTAGCTGGCTATTATACTGTATATAGAGGGTTTAACGAAATTACGGATTCTTACAATAGAACATCGATGCTCGTATATCCCGTTGAGTCTGTAGAGATGAAATCAAAAACGATTTATGATGACGAAGATTCACTTAGAGATCTTGGGTATGTTGGTCCGCAATATGCAATTTCCGTTCGTTGCATAAAAAAATAA